In one Pseudomonas sp. SCA2728.1_7 genomic region, the following are encoded:
- the fpr gene encoding ferredoxin-NADP reductase, with translation MSNMNHERVLSVHHWNDTLFSFKCTRDPGLRFENGQFVMIGLQQPNGRPLMRAYSIASPNWEEHLEFFSIKVQDGPLTSQLQHLKEGDEIIISKKPTGTLVLDDLNPGKHLYLLSTGTGLAPFMSVIQDPETYERFEKVILVHGVRYVNEVAYREFITEHLPQNEFFGEALRDKLIYYPTVTREPFENQGRLTDLMRSGKLFSDIGLPPINPQDDRAMICGSPSMLDETSEVLDSFGLKISARMREPGDYLIERAFVEK, from the coding sequence ATGAGCAACATGAACCACGAGCGTGTCCTCAGTGTTCATCACTGGAACGACACTCTGTTCAGCTTCAAGTGCACCCGCGATCCGGGCCTGCGCTTCGAGAACGGTCAGTTCGTGATGATCGGCCTGCAACAGCCCAACGGCCGCCCGCTTATGCGCGCTTACTCGATCGCCAGCCCGAACTGGGAAGAGCATCTGGAGTTCTTCAGCATCAAGGTGCAGGACGGCCCGCTGACCTCGCAGCTGCAGCATTTGAAGGAAGGCGACGAGATCATCATCTCGAAGAAGCCTACCGGCACCCTGGTGCTCGACGACCTGAACCCGGGCAAGCACTTGTACCTGCTGAGCACCGGCACTGGTCTGGCGCCGTTCATGAGCGTGATTCAGGACCCGGAAACCTACGAGCGCTTTGAAAAAGTGATCCTGGTTCACGGCGTGCGCTACGTCAACGAAGTCGCCTACCGCGAATTCATCACCGAGCACCTGCCGCAGAACGAGTTCTTCGGCGAAGCGCTGCGTGACAAGCTGATCTACTACCCGACCGTGACTCGCGAGCCTTTCGAGAATCAGGGCCGTCTGACCGATCTGATGCGCAGCGGCAAGCTGTTCAGCGACATCGGCCTGCCACCGATCAATCCGCAGGACGACCGCGCGATGATCTGCGGCAGCCCGAGCATGCTCGACGAGACCAGCGAAGTGCTTGATAGCTTCGGTCTGAAGATCTCGGCGCGGATGCGCGAGCCGGGTGATTACCTGATCGAGCGTGCGTTCGTGGAGAAGTAA
- a CDS encoding LysR family transcriptional regulator gives MRFTLRQLQVFVAVAQQESVSRAAGLLNLSQSAASTSITELERQSSCQLFDRAGKRLSLNALGKQLLPQAVALLDQAKEIEDLLNGKSGFGSLSVGATLTIGNYLATLLIGSFMQRHPESQVKLHVQNTANIVQQVAHYEIDLGLIEGDCSHPDIEVQSWVEDELVVFCAPQHPLAQRGSASMEELTHEAWILREQGSGTRLTFDQAMRHHRSSLNIRLELEHTEAIKRAVESGLGIGCISRLALRDAFRRGSLVPVETPDLDLARQFYFIWHKQKYQTSAMREFLELCRAFTAGVQRSDEIVLPTIA, from the coding sequence ATGCGATTTACTCTCCGTCAACTGCAAGTCTTCGTTGCCGTCGCCCAGCAGGAAAGCGTATCCCGTGCTGCGGGTCTGCTCAACCTCTCGCAGTCGGCCGCCAGCACCTCGATCACCGAGCTCGAGCGCCAATCCAGCTGCCAGCTGTTCGATCGCGCCGGCAAACGGCTGAGCCTCAACGCCCTCGGCAAACAGCTGTTGCCGCAGGCGGTGGCCCTGCTCGATCAGGCCAAGGAAATCGAAGACCTGCTCAACGGCAAATCCGGTTTCGGCTCACTGTCGGTGGGCGCGACGCTGACCATCGGCAATTATCTGGCGACTTTGCTGATCGGCAGCTTCATGCAGCGCCACCCGGAAAGCCAGGTGAAGCTGCACGTGCAGAACACTGCCAATATCGTGCAACAAGTCGCCCACTACGAAATTGATCTGGGTCTAATCGAAGGCGATTGCAGCCACCCGGACATCGAAGTGCAGAGCTGGGTCGAGGATGAGCTGGTGGTGTTCTGCGCGCCGCAGCATCCGCTGGCCCAACGCGGCAGTGCAAGCATGGAAGAGCTGACTCACGAAGCGTGGATTCTCCGCGAACAGGGTTCCGGCACGCGTCTGACCTTCGATCAGGCCATGCGTCACCATCGCAGTTCGCTGAATATCCGTCTGGAGCTGGAGCACACCGAAGCGATCAAACGCGCGGTGGAATCGGGGCTGGGGATTGGCTGCATCTCGCGGCTGGCGCTGCGCGATGCGTTCCGCCGCGGCAGTCTGGTGCCGGTGGAAACGCCGGATCTGGATCTGGCGCGACAGTTCTACTTCATCTGGCACAAACAGAAATATCAGACTTCCGCCATGCGCGAGTTTCTCGAGCTGTGCCGCGCTTTCACCGCCGGGGTGCAGCGCAGCGACGAGATCGTTTTGCCGACAATCGCTTAA
- a CDS encoding diacylglycerol kinase: protein MSPFKGQTGLKRILNASGYSLDGLRAAFTGEAAFRQLVLLNVVLVPLTFFLNVSRVEQALLIAVCLLALIVELLNSAVEAAIDRISLELHPLSKNAKDMGSAAQFVALSMIALVWAVILL from the coding sequence ATGTCACCTTTCAAGGGCCAGACCGGCCTGAAACGTATCCTCAACGCCTCCGGTTATTCGCTGGACGGCCTGCGCGCAGCCTTCACCGGCGAAGCAGCCTTCCGCCAATTGGTACTGCTCAATGTGGTGCTGGTTCCGCTGACGTTCTTCCTCAATGTCAGCCGCGTTGAACAAGCGCTGTTGATCGCGGTGTGCCTGTTGGCGCTGATCGTCGAGTTGCTGAACTCGGCGGTGGAAGCAGCCATCGACCGCATCTCGCTGGAACTGCACCCGCTGTCGAAGAACGCCAAGGACATGGGCAGCGCCGCGCAATTCGTGGCACTGAGCATGATCGCGCTGGTGTGGGCAGTGATTCTGCTTTAA